The following is a genomic window from Deltaproteobacteria bacterium.
CACCGCTCAAAACCCCTACCAGACCCCTTGGCGCTGCGCTAAGCACGCCAGCAAGTTTCCCCAACAATACCTCCCTTGGCGGAAGCTCTGAAAGGGCCGTTATCTCCTTCAGATTCATTATCTTCCCATCCAGCAGGCCGGCCTTCAGTTTGAATTTAGGCTCATCCTTGGCAAATTGAGCGAGTATCTTGGCTGTTGCCACAGGATCTGCATAGCTCATGGCAACAGCGGTAGTGCCTTCAAAGTAGTCTTTTAGAGACTGTGCCCCGG
Proteins encoded in this region:
- the rplJ gene encoding 50S ribosomal protein L10 codes for the protein MIREEKKQLVNELQEKLKKVKAAFVADYKGLKVEQMTALRKSLRAVSVEFKVVKNTLARIALKDAGAQSLKDYFEGTTAVAMSYADPVATAKILAQFAKDEPKFKLKAGLLDGKIMNLKEITALSELPPREVLLGKLAGVLSAAPRGLVGVLSGVPRKFVYTLAAIQAKKQQAEIADRG